A stretch of DNA from Rhizobium sp. EC-SD404:
GTAGTTGAACCCCTGCCCTCCGATAAGGACATCGTCACCGGCGCCGCCGTCGATATAGTCATCGCCTTGCCTGCCATAAGCAATGTCGTTACCTGCACCCATAGCGATCTGATCTGCCTGCCGACTGCCAAGCAAAGTCTCGTCTTTACCGTCGCCAACATACATCACACCTGAAAAGCCATCGGGGACGATGGTCCGCAGTTCATCTGTCTCGACCTGTCCGTCCGGCCCTGAAAAGCCAAATCCGGTATATTCGTGAACTCGAAAGGCAAGGTCTATAAGATCGGCGGTGCTCTCTGGCAGGTCGCCCTCTTCAACAAGATCATCTAAGAATTCTTGGGCGACGAGATCACTGGCCTCCATCAGCTCCTGTGCTGAAATCTCACCATTCAGAGCCATATCAAGCAGAGTGAACTGCTGATCCAAATGGCCTGCTATGAGTTCATGAAGGGACTGTGCTGCGAGAATTTGCTCGCTTCTCTCAAGCGCCAGCCGCAAGACGGCAAACCCTCTCGTATCGGCGTAGGATTTGAGCTCTTCGATCGTTGTTTCCATAAGATGATCAGGAACATCGATACGAAATTCATCCGGTAGAACAGCGAAGTCCGGTACCGAGAGCACTCCCCATTTTTGGCGAGTAACGTTCACCATTCCACCGTCGAGGCTTTCCCTTTCGTAGCTGATTTTTGCTGTCTCGTAGTCGGATGGGCGCGATGTTGTAACTCGACCGAGCGCGAATTCTGAATAATCGAAAGAAGATTCCCGTTGTCCATTCTGCCAGAAGCCTGCCTGCACCTGATATTTGGAGACAGCTGTCTCGTAATTTCCAATAGTAAGGCGTGGCGCGGCCATGTTGATGTTCGACCAATCTGGGGGCCTGTCCTGAAGCAACGCGACATGAGTGATCTCGTAATACCATAACTGAGCCATGTCGATTGAACTCCCCAAAGCAGCTGCAAGGGTGCTGCGGCGTCACCATCCCCGTTTAGACATGAATTCTGACCTCAACCGCGCCCATTTGCAATTACTATTCGTCTGTGCTGAGTAATCGGGGCTCAAAGAACTGAGAGCCTAGAGAGACTATTTGCGCTAGTTCGTTGAAAAATCTTAAAAAGAGGTAGTTTTCGCCCCTCGTGCGGCAGTTACTATATTCGCTGCCGAGCCTGCAGCTCGCCATGGACCTCCGATAGTTCCATTATCTTTGCACAGCTACCGGGCTGGCTGTCGAACGCGACAAACGCCCCGGCAGTCCGCGAAGGACCACCGCGGCTACATAAAGCGGGGTCTAGGATCGATGGGCCGGATTATAGATACCGGGCGGAGGTTTAAGCCCCAGGGCGAGCGAGGTCGACGCCAGCTTTAGAAAAAGATATGGGGGAGAATGAAAAAACTCCTCACTTTCCTCCTCCTCCTCCTTCTTCCCACCCCCGCCCTAGCAAATCCATCGCTCGAGGATGCCGTAGAGCGCGGATACAACGTCCGATACGCCGCGGTGACCGATGCGACGCTCTCCAACGATCGGTATGTGGCCTATGTGATCTGGTACGATGCTGATGAGTGGCAGGAGTCGAGCAGACGTCTTTGCGATGATCATGGCGATCTCATTCTCGTGAAATCGGCGTCCCTCGGAACTTACGTAAAGTCCCAGCGCAATATCTACGATGCCATGATTGAGGAAAGCAGAAACTATCACTGTGAGTGAAAGGGCGCCGTGCCGCGCCTTCTCTCCGGTCACTTGTTGAAGTTCGCCCGGAAAAGACACTTTCGCCCAAAACTGGGCCAAAGTTCCGAGCGGCCGGGGGCGCCCAGAACGCAAAAATGCCCGCCGCCTCCGGAGAGACGACGGGCTTGTTTATTTTCTCGACTGATCGGTAGACGCTAAGGCGGGCGGCGTGTCGGCTTCCGAGCCTCCTCCTTCTCCATCTGCTGCAGGATCTTGTCGATCGTCTCGCTCATGTGATCCTGCTTCTTGTCGGCCAGCAGCTCAGCCGCATCGGCGATACGCTCCAGGTTCTCTGAAATCCTCCGCATCGTCTCTCGATCGATGAAGAGACCCGCAGTGGCCTCATGCGGATCGGTCTGCTTCCTCCCGTTCGTCTTGAAGTAAGTGAATGTGGCGATCAGCACGCCTGCGATGACCGCACCGATGGCAGTCCAGGGCTCGGTAGCATCCATGTCTAAGCAGCCTCGTCAGCAATCTTTGCGTCCCTCGCAGCTCTGCCAATGTTGATGAATTCGAACATGCAGAAGACAGGCCAGGCCGCGAGCCATGTGGACGGTGACGTGGCCGTGATCATGTTCGACATCCAAAACGAGATGGATATCTGATACCAGAAGATCATGCTGACCAATGAAAGGAGCACCCGCATATGTGGGGTTCTCCGGTAGGCGCCATTCCAAAGCAGGACGCCGATCCGGCCGGCGCCCAGCAGGAAGCAAGTCCATGCCCATGTCTCTTGGCTCATGAGCGATTCGAACTGGCTGTATTGCGGGAGCGCGAACAGCTCCGGATTATTCCAGAGGATCGGGCCCCACATCATAAGTGCGATTGCCAGGAGCCATTCGGTGCCCCGGGCATAGACCGAGTCCTTCAAGCTTCGCTGGACGTGTAGGAGGATCATCTTCCATCTCTTTTCTGCCCCGCGCACGACGCCCCCGTCTACTGGCTGCAGGCTGGTAGAGACCGGCAGGTGGCGTTGTGGCTGGCCACCTGCTCGGCAAACGGTCGATCGTTCGTGATGATGAATGATCGAGTAGCTGGGGAAGGCGTCAAAGCGCTGAAGCCTGCCCCGTCATTCACAGATGGATCGCTCTGGCACCCATAGGCCACCAAGAGCAGAGCAAAGCTCAGCATCCGACAAGCGACCAATCTCTTCATCCGTCGCGTTCCTTTCCCTTATTAGGTCCATGGACCGTTCCAATGCGGCGGCTCTTTCAGCCTCTCGGCCTCGCTCATACGCTTGAGGCTGAAGGATGAGCGCCGACGCGCCGAACATGAGAAGCGCGCTTATGAGGCCGCCAAGCCCGATCTTGATGCCGTCGAAGAGGCCGATCATAGCGGGCCTCTCCACCAGTCGAAGTTGTCGAATGGGTCGGGCCGGCTCCGGGCCTTGATCCAGCGGAAGAGCGCGATCGCCACGAAGACGACGACGCCGAAAACCACGAGGATTGTGAGCGGTTCCATCAGGTTGCCCATCCGCGCTTTTTCGCGAAGACATAGACCCGCTCGATGACATAGCCGCCAACCACCGAGGCGGCGACCGTGGCCACGTTGACGACGTCCGGGTCACGAGACAAGGCATCGCCAACCGCGAGCCCGAGCATGCCGCCCACGCCGTAGCGCAGCGCAATCCGAATTGCTGGTCCCATCATTTCCTACGTCCTCCGAAAAGCGCGGAGCAGAGCCGCGATAAGGCTTGCAAGGGTGCCGCCGCCGCCCTGCCC
This window harbors:
- a CDS encoding calcium-binding protein; its protein translation is MAQLWYYEITHVALLQDRPPDWSNINMAAPRLTIGNYETAVSKYQVQAGFWQNGQRESSFDYSEFALGRVTTSRPSDYETAKISYERESLDGGMVNVTRQKWGVLSVPDFAVLPDEFRIDVPDHLMETTIEELKSYADTRGFAVLRLALERSEQILAAQSLHELIAGHLDQQFTLLDMALNGEISAQELMEASDLVAQEFLDDLVEEGDLPESTADLIDLAFRVHEYTGFGFSGPDGQVETDELRTIVPDGFSGVMYVGDGKDETLLGSRQADQIAMGAGNDIAYGRQGDDYIDGGAGDDVLIGGQGFNYLVGGEGSDTAVYAGSLSDYFLNTISGRTYVVSRTPGSNYANDTLDQIDRFWFSDGIVFENDSTPLVSSLYYFSRNPDVWQADSGQSSPDFHFANWGWREGRDPNALFSTTGYLGANDDVARAGVNPLVHYELHGWREGRDPSSEFDTQLYLLRNPDVASAGINPLSHYLSAGAAEGRPIYEAIGKRIEEDGFDREFYLLANPDVAAADIDAREHFENFGWKEGRDPNALFDTEFYLFFNPDVAAAKINPFAHFDEFGWEEGRNTYDGFSSRGYLEAYSDVADADLNPLYHYLQYGVWEGRHTFSDEWIIA